The sequence below is a genomic window from Candidatus Zixiibacteriota bacterium.
TTTTCTTCACACGGTGGAAAGAGAAACTCTCGTCATACCTGTCGATAGGGATGATTCTTCTCGGCTTTATCCATTCGGTCTTGGTCATGGTCGAAATGCTGGGGCGCCACGGCCAGCTGTATGAAAAGGCGATTCCGTTTATCACCCTGCCGAATTTCAGCCTGGAACTGGGGATTTATCTTGACCCGCTGACGGCGGTGATGCTTCTGGTCGTCACCATTGTCAGCAGTTGTGTGCAGATTTACTCGCTCGGTTATATGCATGGCGACCCCCGTTACAGCCGGTATTATTCTTATCTGTCGCTATTTACCTTTTCCATGCTCGGTCTGGTGCTGGCAAACAACTTCTTCATGATATTTATCTTCTGGGAACTGGTCGGGCTGACCAGTTATCTTTTGATAGGTTTCTGGTTCGAAAAGAAATCGGCGTCAGATGCCGGAAAGAAAGCGTTTATCACCACCCGCATCGGCGATTTGGGATTCATTGTCGGTATCCTGATACTGACCGCCTTTGTCGGGACGCTCAACTACCAGCAGGTTTTTGAGAAGGTTGCCTCCGGCGAGGTTTCCGCGACCATCGTAACTCTGGCAGGGATATTTCTCTTCTGCGGCGCGGTCGGCAAATCGGCGCAGTTCCCGCTGCATGTCTGGTTGCCGGATGCCATGGAGGGACCCACTCCGGTCTCGGCATTGATTCATGCCGCTACCATGGTTGCCGCCGGGGTCTATATGGTGGCGCGGGGGATGTCGCTTTTCGCCGGCTCGGCGACGGCATCACTGGTGATTGCCTCGATAGGCCTTATTACCTCGTTTATCGCCGCCACCATTGCTCTGACTCAAAATGATATCAAGCGGGTGCTGGCGTACTCGACCGTCAGCCAGCTCGGTTATATGATAATGGCGCTGGGATTATATGGTGTCGATTATGCCCACGGGCATCATTCCGCCGGGTATGTCGCCGGAACGTTTCATTTGATGACCCACGCCTTCTTCAAGGCTCTGCTCTTCCTCGGCGCCGGCTCGGTGATACATGCGGTTCATACCAACGATATTCAGGAAATGGGGGGGCTCTCCAAGAAGATGAAGATTACGGCGACAACATTCTTTATCGCTTCACTTTCTATCGCCGGCATTTTCCCCCTATCCGGCTTCTGGTCAAAAGATGAGATTGTCGCGTCCACGCAGGGACATCCGGTCTTCATGTTTTTCACCCTCTTAATCGCCTTCATGACCGCCTTCTATATGTTCCGTCTCTGCTTCATGACTTTCACCGGCGCGCCGCGCAATGAAGAAAAGTATC
It includes:
- the nuoL gene encoding NADH-quinone oxidoreductase subunit L — protein: FFTRWKEKLSSYLSIGMILLGFIHSVLVMVEMLGRHGQLYEKAIPFITLPNFSLELGIYLDPLTAVMLLVVTIVSSCVQIYSLGYMHGDPRYSRYYSYLSLFTFSMLGLVLANNFFMIFIFWELVGLTSYLLIGFWFEKKSASDAGKKAFITTRIGDLGFIVGILILTAFVGTLNYQQVFEKVASGEVSATIVTLAGIFLFCGAVGKSAQFPLHVWLPDAMEGPTPVSALIHAATMVAAGVYMVARGMSLFAGSATASLVIASIGLITSFIAATIALTQNDIKRVLAYSTVSQLGYMIMALGLYGVDYAHGHHSAGYVAGTFHLMTHAFFKALLFLGAGSVIHAVHTNDIQEMGGLSKKMKITATTFFIASLSIAGIFPLSGFWSKDEIVASTQGHPVFMFFTLLIAFMTAFYMFRLCFMTFTGAPRNEEKYHHAHESPKSMTYPLMFLAFLSIFAGWVGLPWLHHGFSSFVFHEEVHHAGPQYILMIVSTIVAVSGIGLAYLIYYKRKFSADAIAEKFKPIYTLLYNKYYFDELYDAVIIRPILGLTNLLWWFDANVIDGLVNFSGWLTVKWADAKQLFDQYVVDGAVNGAGYLMMGLSWLFRYLQNGSLQFYTLIVAAGAIGIVIYKVTPEGFYYYLAGLLIMALSRLLVRSLRTERADSGAKYEG